In Melanotaenia boesemani isolate fMelBoe1 chromosome 7, fMelBoe1.pri, whole genome shotgun sequence, a single window of DNA contains:
- the LOC121642553 gene encoding uncharacterized protein LOC121642553 has protein sequence MDGNTAAAPADLHGILRYEIFSRLITKLESALSRTPLDFDFLEFTCRQELYLFEALSRHVFVPDQIVRALQDFFRLVMTQSYDADIASNATETVAGETGRPRYDIDREKLTELLETNLPVACIAKLLGVSSSTINRRMREFGVSARQSYCTITDEELDNAVMQIKDEMPNSGYRMVKGRLRSLGIHLQWRRVTASMHRVDSLGILSRLTGLGCIVRRTYSVRAPLSLWHVDTNHKLIRYNIVLFGAVDGYSRKVMCLNAATNNRAQTAFAAFKKATEKHGIPSRVRGDQGVENVEIAQYMFTD, from the exons ATGGATGGAAATACGGCAGCAGCGCCTGCAGATTTGCAT GGCATTCTCAGATATGAGATTTTCTCCAGGCTGATTACCAAATTGGAGTCAGCACTCTCAAGAACACCTCTGGACTTTGACtttctggaatttacatgtcgACAAGAACTGTACCTCTTTGAGGCTCTGTCAAGACATGTTTTTGTCCCCGATCAAATTGTAAGGGCTTTACAAGACTTTTTTAGGCTGGTGATGACACAGAGTTATGACGCAGACATTGCCAGTAATGCTACTGAAACTGTTGCTGGAGAGACAGGGCGTCCCAGGTATGATATTGATCGAGAAAAACTGACTGAACTTTTGGAAACAAATCTGCCTGTGGCCTGCATTGCAAAATTACTTGGGGTTTCAAGCAGTACAATAAACAGACGGATGAGGGAATTTGGTGTCTCAGCCAGACAGAGCTACTGCACCATTACAGATGAGGAGCTTGATAATGCAGTCATGCAGATCAAAGATGAAATGCCCAATTCAGGATATCGGATGGTCAAAGGGAGGCTGAGGTCTCTGGGGATCCATCTCCAGTGGAGGAGAGTGACTGCATCAATGCATAGAGTTGACTCACTTGGAATTCTTTCTAGACTAACAGGATTGGGCTGCATTGTGCGTAGAACTTACTCTGTCAGGGCACCTCTTTCACTCTGGCATGTGGATACAAATCACAAATTGATCAG GTACAACATTGTTCTCTTTGGTGCAGTGGACGGCTACTCCAGGAAG GTGATGTGCCTCAACGCTGCAACAAATAACCGTGCACAAACAGCATTTGCTGCCTTcaaaaaagcaacagaaaaacaCGGCATACCATCTAG GGTCAGAGGTGACCAAGGGGTTGAGAACGTTGAAATAGCCCAATACATGTTTACA GATTGA